From Chloroflexota bacterium, one genomic window encodes:
- a CDS encoding FAD-dependent monooxygenase — translation MTAQHDIIVVGAGPGGAAAAQVLARRGLDVLLLDKSNFPRDKTCGDGLTPRAGRARRHGPAERATTDRLAHQRRKRCFTQRRHGQRSDAKIRIVAGLFADHSALHP, via the coding sequence ATGACGGCTCAACACGACATCATCGTCGTCGGCGCCGGCCCCGGCGGCGCAGCGGCGGCGCAGGTCCTGGCCCGGCGCGGGCTGGACGTTCTGCTTCTCGACAAGTCGAACTTTCCGCGGGACAAAACTTGCGGCGACGGCCTGACGCCGCGCGCTGGTCGCGCTCGACGGCATGGGCCTGCTGAACGAGCTACGACAGATCGGCTGGCTCATCAACGTCGCAAACGTTGTTTCACCCAGAGGCGACACGGTCAGCGTTCGGATGCCAAAATCAGAATCGTGGCCGGACTATTCGCTGATCATTCCGCGCTTCACCCTTGA